In the genome of Elephas maximus indicus isolate mEleMax1 chromosome 6, mEleMax1 primary haplotype, whole genome shotgun sequence, one region contains:
- the LOC126077920 gene encoding olfactory receptor 10AG1-like encodes MNHQEKPPDENLTELLDFVLLGFADMPHLRWFLFGLFLVIYIIILMSNGTIFLITKMDPALQSPMYFFLANFSFSEICFVSATLPRMLMNLGTQRRRISLVACATRLCFGLIFRVAECLLLAVMSYDRYVAICNPLNYPLVMNHRVCIQLVTGSWTVGIPFLIEYTYQTFSLPFCGSNQIDHFFCDVFPILKLACGDTFVNEMLVYTVAVLFVMVPFLLILGSYSKIISIILKLPSVTSQAKAFSTCSSHLMVVVLFFGSAIITYLRPNTRHSDGTDKVLSLFYTILKPMFNPMIYSQRNKDVIIALRKYLCK; translated from the coding sequence ATGAATCATCAAGAAAAACCACCAGATGAAAATCTAACTGAATTGTTGGATTTTGTTCTCTTGGGCTTTGCTGATATGCCCCACCTCCGGTGgtttctttttggattatttttagtCATCTATATCATTATCCTAATGAGCAATGGCACTATATTTCTAATAACAAAAATGGATCCTGCTCTCCAGagccctatgtattttttcctggcaaatttttccttctcgGAAATCTGCTTTGTATCAGCTACTCTCCCCAGAATGCTGATGAATCTTGGGACCCAGAGAAGAAGAATTTCCTTGGTTGCCTGTGCTACACGGTTGTGCTTTGGCCTTATATTCAGAGTCGCAGAGTGTTTGCTCCTGGCAGtgatgtcctatgaccgctacgTGGCCATTTGCAACCCTCTGAACTATCCCCTAGTCATGAACCACAGGGTCTGTATCCAGTTGGTGACTGGGTCCTGGACCGTTGGAATCCCTTTTCTTATAGAGTATACGTATCAgactttctctctgcctttttgtgGATCTAACCAAATcgaccacttcttctgtgacgtTTTTCCAAtactgaagctggcttgtgggGACACATTTGTAAATGAGATGTTGGTCTACACAGTTGCTGTGTTGTTTGTCATGGTTCCATTTCTGTTGATACTTGGCTCCTACAGTAAAAtcatctccatcatcctgaagttgCCATCAGTCACAAGTCAagccaaagccttctccacctgctcgTCTCACCTTATGGTTGTGGTGTTGTTCTTTGGATCAGCCATTATTACATACTTAAGGCCCAACACCAGACACTCAGACGGAACTGACAAAGtgctttctcttttctacacTATCCTAAAGCCTATGTTTAATCCCATGATATATAGTCAAAGGAACAAAGATGTCATAATTGCACTGAGAAAATATCTATGTAAATAa